The Breoghania sp. genome has a segment encoding these proteins:
- the hutX gene encoding heme utilization cystosolic carrier protein HutX, with protein MFAIPSELQAHIRTRLAEDPGAVIDHVARDLGTTPAAVIRCLPPEEARVVDGGLFEDVMLACAEWGEMTMIVHTDDVILEAKGCIPRGKKAHGHYNLHGAPIGGHFKYENCAMIAFVSRKLFTSDTRSIQFFNKDGGCMFKIYLGRDEQRNLRSDQVAHFEALRDRLADAG; from the coding sequence ATGTTTGCCATCCCCTCCGAACTCCAGGCTCACATCCGCACACGTCTTGCCGAAGACCCCGGCGCGGTGATCGATCATGTCGCCCGCGATCTGGGCACAACGCCCGCCGCTGTCATCCGATGCCTGCCGCCCGAGGAAGCGCGCGTTGTCGATGGGGGGCTTTTCGAGGACGTGATGCTGGCCTGCGCGGAATGGGGCGAGATGACCATGATCGTTCACACGGACGACGTGATCCTGGAGGCGAAGGGCTGCATACCGCGCGGAAAGAAGGCGCACGGTCATTACAACCTGCACGGCGCACCCATCGGCGGTCATTTCAAGTATGAAAACTGCGCCATGATTGCCTTCGTCTCGCGCAAGCTCTTCACCAGCGACACCCGCTCCATCCAGTTCTTCAACAAGGATGGCGGCTGCATGTTCAAGATCTATCTGGGTCGGGACGAACAGCGAAACCTGCGTAGCGATCAGGTGGCACATTTCGAGGCGCTGCGCGACCGGCTGGCGGACGCCGGATAA
- a CDS encoding ATP-binding protein translates to MKRIRSLTLRMLLAAAVWSVVSLLIAGIVLVQLYRAAGERAFDERIDFYVTVVIGALAGVTDRQEAVAGGDSVSGGEQGITEDRPDGQGTQPGQADVNVAEGTDLSSASIDLPGEPRFRVPLSGWYWTVTDKATGDVLFASPSLLGDTLSLPEVFAKDGVWRDYATGPGGEEVRVSQRVISFGPDRGYVVAVAGETSALSHEISKFARQVAITLSVFALGLFGAVLLQVKIGTRPLDRLRASFAAVRRGDAEKIDEDLPSELAPLAMELNALIAVNRETVERARGHVGNLAHALKTPLSVITNEARAARGPLAEKVAEQSAIMRTQIEHHLDRASMAAQRRVIGVATDVAPVAERLVRAMGKIHGASGLDIVADVPSALRFRGERQDLEEMLGNLLDNACKWANSVVSLSVWQVEDERGARPRLAFVVEDDGPGLSEEERKLAVKRGKRLDETVPGSGLGLSIVSELAGLYGGRLSLDEATLGGLQTRLDLPAASEEA, encoded by the coding sequence GTGAAACGTATTCGCTCCCTGACCCTGCGCATGCTGCTTGCAGCAGCCGTGTGGTCGGTCGTCTCCCTGTTGATCGCGGGCATCGTTCTGGTGCAGCTCTACCGGGCTGCCGGGGAGCGGGCTTTCGACGAGCGCATCGACTTCTATGTGACCGTGGTGATCGGCGCGCTGGCCGGTGTAACCGATCGTCAGGAGGCTGTCGCAGGTGGGGACAGTGTCTCTGGCGGCGAACAGGGCATCACGGAAGACCGCCCGGACGGGCAGGGAACGCAACCCGGTCAAGCAGACGTCAATGTCGCCGAGGGAACCGATCTCTCATCGGCCAGCATCGATCTGCCGGGAGAACCGCGGTTCCGGGTGCCGCTTTCGGGCTGGTACTGGACCGTGACCGACAAGGCCACCGGCGATGTTCTTTTCGCTTCTCCCTCCCTTCTGGGCGACACGCTCTCATTGCCGGAGGTTTTCGCCAAGGATGGCGTGTGGCGCGACTACGCAACCGGTCCGGGGGGCGAGGAGGTCCGTGTCAGCCAGCGCGTGATTTCCTTCGGCCCGGACCGCGGCTACGTGGTGGCGGTGGCGGGCGAAACCTCCGCGCTCAGCCATGAAATCTCCAAGTTCGCGCGGCAGGTGGCGATCACGCTTTCGGTATTCGCGCTGGGGCTCTTCGGCGCGGTTCTGTTGCAGGTGAAAATCGGCACACGCCCGCTCGACCGGTTGCGCGCGTCATTTGCTGCCGTACGGCGCGGGGACGCGGAAAAGATCGACGAGGACCTGCCAAGCGAACTGGCCCCGCTTGCCATGGAGCTGAACGCGCTCATCGCGGTGAACAGGGAAACCGTGGAACGCGCGCGCGGACATGTCGGCAATTTGGCCCATGCTCTGAAAACCCCGCTTTCGGTGATCACGAACGAGGCGCGGGCGGCCAGGGGGCCTTTGGCGGAAAAGGTGGCCGAGCAATCCGCCATCATGCGCACCCAGATCGAGCACCATCTCGACCGTGCCAGCATGGCCGCGCAACGCCGCGTGATCGGCGTGGCGACCGACGTCGCGCCCGTCGCCGAACGGCTGGTGCGTGCCATGGGCAAGATCCATGGTGCGAGCGGTCTCGATATCGTCGCCGATGTTCCGTCCGCCCTGCGCTTTCGCGGCGAGCGTCAGGATCTGGAGGAGATGCTCGGCAATCTCCTCGACAACGCGTGCAAATGGGCGAACTCCGTCGTCAGCCTGTCCGTCTGGCAGGTGGAGGACGAACGTGGCGCGCGCCCAAGGCTTGCATTTGTGGTGGAAGATGATGGGCCGGGGCTGAGCGAGGAAGAACGCAAGCTGGCGGTCAAGCGCGGCAAGCGTCTCGATGAGACCGTACCGGGATCCGGGCTTGGCCTTTCCATCGTCTCGGAGCTGGCCGGGCTCTATGGCGGCCGTCTCTCGCTCGATGAGGCAACGCTTGGCGGCCTGCAGACACGTCTGGATCTGCCTGCCGCCAGCGAGGAAGCCTGA
- a CDS encoding response regulator transcription factor → MRLLVVEDDPDLNRQLVEALKEAGYAVDTATDGEDGHFLGDTEPYDAVVLDIGLPKMDGLTVLETWRGDGRTMPVLLLTARDRWSDKVAGIDAGADDYVAKPFHIEEVLARLRALLRRAAGHASNELVCGEVRLDTRTSRVTCKGSLIKLTSHEYRLLAYMMHHTGRIVSRTELTEHLYDQDFDRDSNTIEVFIGRLRKKLDTDVIETVRGLGYRLNDPDAPGSDSETARGESA, encoded by the coding sequence GTGCGGCTGCTCGTTGTCGAGGATGATCCCGATCTCAACCGTCAGCTCGTGGAAGCCCTGAAGGAGGCCGGTTACGCGGTCGATACGGCCACGGACGGCGAGGATGGGCATTTCCTCGGTGATACCGAACCCTACGATGCGGTGGTGCTTGATATCGGCCTGCCGAAGATGGACGGGCTTACGGTCCTTGAGACATGGCGCGGCGATGGTCGCACCATGCCGGTGCTGCTGCTGACGGCCCGCGATCGCTGGTCGGACAAGGTGGCGGGCATCGATGCGGGGGCGGATGATTATGTCGCAAAGCCCTTCCACATCGAGGAAGTCCTTGCCCGCCTGCGCGCCTTGTTGCGGCGGGCGGCCGGGCATGCCAGCAACGAACTTGTCTGCGGGGAGGTGCGGCTCGATACACGCACCTCGCGCGTGACCTGCAAGGGCAGCCTCATCAAACTCACGTCCCATGAATACCGCCTGCTTGCCTATATGATGCACCATACCGGTCGCATCGTCTCGCGCACGGAACTGACCGAACATCTCTACGATCAGGACTTCGATCGTGATTCCAACACCATCGAGGTGTTCATCGGGCGGTTGCGCAAGAAGCTCGACACCGATGTAATCGAGACTGTTCGCGGGCTCGGATACCGTCTGAACGATCCGGACGCTCCGGGATCGGACAGCGAAACCGCTCGTGGCGAGAGCGCATAG
- a CDS encoding PepSY domain-containing protein — MNHCAAKGLKMRISVCVLALVGALFVVAPSVAGAGCLNGGEMRGAVSAGQAKPLGAIMRGIGGGQIVRAELCRRSGGLVYLVDVLKGARVEHLVIDARTGQILMRR; from the coding sequence ATGAATCACTGTGCGGCCAAGGGCCTGAAAATGCGGATATCGGTTTGCGTGCTCGCATTGGTGGGCGCGCTGTTTGTCGTCGCGCCGTCTGTGGCAGGCGCAGGCTGCCTGAACGGCGGCGAGATGCGTGGCGCGGTCAGTGCCGGACAGGCGAAACCTCTGGGCGCCATCATGCGTGGCATCGGTGGCGGCCAGATCGTTCGTGCCGAATTGTGCCGGCGCTCCGGCGGACTGGTTTATCTGGTCGATGTGCTGAAAGGCGCGCGGGTCGAGCATCTGGTCATCGATGCAAGAACCGGCCAGATCTTGATGCGACGTTGA
- a CDS encoding 3TM-type holin: MAFPIALLVPILAEVGAPLLKRLVSQHTGGQLGEAGQAVIDALAARLSTSASPQAIKEAYRIDPETTANAIRAVEIERRDEWADMLANVNATMREEGRATGLLQRTWRPIFGLGYALCFVALALTLVRALWRGDVAAINALAAISGFLIAFYGMGASVLGVYVWQRSAEKRAGQA, translated from the coding sequence ATGGCTTTTCCGATTGCTTTGCTCGTTCCCATTCTGGCGGAAGTGGGCGCGCCGCTTCTCAAACGTCTCGTTTCGCAACACACGGGCGGACAGCTGGGCGAGGCGGGGCAGGCGGTCATCGATGCGCTGGCAGCACGTCTTTCGACAAGCGCTTCGCCGCAAGCCATCAAAGAGGCCTATCGCATCGACCCGGAGACCACCGCGAATGCCATCCGGGCCGTGGAAATCGAACGGCGGGACGAGTGGGCGGACATGCTCGCCAACGTCAATGCCACCATGCGCGAAGAGGGGCGCGCCACCGGCCTGTTGCAGAGAACCTGGCGTCCGATCTTCGGGCTGGGCTACGCGCTCTGTTTCGTGGCCCTGGCCTTGACCCTGGTGCGCGCGCTTTGGCGCGGAGATGTCGCAGCGATCAATGCGCTGGCGGCGATCTCGGGCTTCCTCATCGCCTTTTACGGGATGGGCGCCTCCGTTCTCGGCGTCTATGTCTGGCAACGCTCGGCGGAAAAACGGGCCGGTCAGGCTTGA
- a CDS encoding peptidoglycan-binding protein, whose protein sequence is MQTSERGKAFVAAHEGIVLRAYRDVAGVWTIGVGHTARAGGIRPKAGMTITREQALAQLEQDLRRFERRVKATDAFKAEHAFDGAVSFDFNTGRIHNASWVAHYRKGQPERAETSLMQWIKAGGRAWPGLKRRRAAEADLIFRGRYGGKRGDAADADSGHAAPNTAEEISTLQRQLHTLKLYRGAIDGIAGPLTIAAIRTFQAAHPQLSVDGIAGPATRAALARALKARQASLQATSGAVCAGGAAVVASTDADVTSAFDLWFLVSGGALVVALLVAILIAWRYRDEWRVLISRL, encoded by the coding sequence ATGCAAACGAGTGAACGGGGGAAGGCGTTTGTCGCCGCCCACGAAGGCATTGTGCTGCGTGCCTATCGGGATGTGGCCGGCGTCTGGACCATCGGGGTTGGACATACGGCGCGGGCAGGCGGGATCCGGCCCAAGGCGGGCATGACCATCACCCGCGAACAAGCCCTCGCCCAGCTTGAACAGGATTTGCGCCGGTTCGAACGCCGGGTGAAAGCGACAGACGCTTTCAAGGCTGAACACGCATTCGACGGGGCGGTGTCCTTCGATTTCAATACCGGGCGTATCCATAATGCCTCCTGGGTCGCGCATTATCGCAAGGGGCAACCCGAACGCGCAGAGACCTCGCTGATGCAGTGGATCAAGGCGGGGGGGCGCGCATGGCCGGGCCTTAAACGTCGTCGTGCCGCGGAAGCCGATCTCATCTTTCGCGGGCGATACGGCGGTAAGCGCGGGGACGCCGCTGACGCGGACAGTGGACATGCTGCGCCGAATACGGCGGAAGAGATCTCCACCCTTCAGCGTCAGTTGCACACGCTGAAACTCTACCGCGGCGCGATCGACGGGATAGCTGGCCCCCTGACGATCGCCGCCATTCGCACTTTTCAGGCAGCCCATCCCCAGCTTTCTGTTGACGGCATCGCAGGTCCGGCGACGCGGGCGGCGCTTGCGCGGGCGCTCAAGGCCCGACAGGCGAGCCTGCAGGCCACGAGCGGTGCTGTGTGTGCAGGTGGGGCGGCGGTGGTCGCCTCCACAGATGCTGACGTCACAAGCGCCTTTGACCTTTGGTTCCTTGTGTCGGGCGGCGCGCTTGTCGTCGCGCTGCTTGTCGCGATCCTCATTGCATGGCGCTATCGCGATGAATGGCGGGTGCTGATCTCGCGGCTTTGA
- a CDS encoding DUF2793 domain-containing protein, which yields MSDTARLSLPLMEAAQSAKHVTHNEALVLLDTWVGLNLLDRDLTGPQGGESDGDAYLVAGPASGDWTGQEGRIASMIDGGWRFYDAFEGLMAHVADEETFVVFANGGWVDLATQLALQNLPRLGIGTSATETQRLAVKSDEVICSHDDVTPGTGNVVVTLNKAADVKDAGHAYKVGWQARALAGLFGDGDYRVKVSADGATYMDALEIDHATGIVSFPSGVAGVREALKAPRTYHVDGATGADTNDGMSAGSAFATIQRGVDAVAAIDLAGHSATISVAAGTYAEMVVLKDLIGGKCLIQGRSGIASDVIVRPSVGSAFLGLGIRGTWELRHIQIGGSTSISRCIHLDSGRLDFRNIIFDKVGTAFNQAHIYALGSAEINGIGDYAIIGGGGCHFYADGRGLISVYGRTVTLTGVPNFLARFAAASTLGCVYLPNNVWSGNATGQRYFARVRGTVFVNGAGATYLPGDVAGALSEEAWCG from the coding sequence ATGTCTGATACTGCGCGCCTGTCCCTGCCGCTGATGGAAGCGGCGCAATCGGCAAAACACGTCACCCATAACGAGGCGCTCGTTCTGCTCGACACTTGGGTGGGGCTCAATCTGCTCGACCGCGATCTCACCGGGCCCCAAGGCGGGGAAAGCGATGGCGATGCCTATCTCGTGGCTGGTCCCGCTTCCGGCGACTGGACGGGGCAGGAGGGCCGGATCGCATCCATGATCGACGGCGGTTGGCGCTTTTATGACGCTTTCGAGGGGCTTATGGCCCATGTGGCCGACGAGGAGACGTTTGTTGTATTCGCCAATGGTGGCTGGGTGGACCTTGCCACGCAACTCGCCCTGCAGAATCTGCCTCGGCTTGGTATTGGCACCTCCGCCACGGAGACCCAGCGCCTTGCCGTGAAATCCGATGAGGTGATCTGCTCCCACGACGATGTGACGCCCGGCACCGGAAATGTGGTGGTGACGCTGAACAAGGCTGCCGACGTGAAGGATGCGGGGCATGCCTACAAGGTCGGCTGGCAGGCTCGCGCGCTGGCGGGCCTCTTTGGCGATGGCGACTATCGGGTGAAGGTCTCCGCCGATGGCGCGACCTACATGGACGCACTGGAGATCGATCACGCGACCGGTATTGTGTCGTTCCCCTCCGGTGTCGCCGGGGTGCGCGAGGCCCTGAAAGCACCGCGCACTTACCATGTGGACGGTGCGACCGGTGCCGATACCAATGACGGCATGAGTGCTGGATCCGCTTTCGCCACGATCCAGCGTGGTGTCGACGCAGTGGCGGCGATCGATCTGGCCGGACACTCCGCCACGATTTCGGTGGCTGCAGGAACCTACGCGGAGATGGTGGTTCTGAAGGACCTGATTGGCGGCAAGTGCCTCATACAGGGACGCAGCGGCATCGCCTCTGACGTGATCGTCAGGCCCTCGGTTGGATCCGCGTTTCTTGGTCTGGGAATTCGCGGGACATGGGAACTTCGGCACATTCAGATCGGCGGATCGACCAGCATATCTCGCTGTATCCACCTGGACAGCGGCCGCCTCGATTTTCGCAACATCATCTTCGACAAGGTCGGCACAGCCTTTAACCAGGCGCATATCTATGCACTCGGCTCAGCTGAGATCAACGGTATCGGCGACTACGCGATTATCGGCGGTGGGGGATGTCATTTCTATGCCGATGGGCGGGGCTTGATCAGTGTCTATGGGCGAACAGTCACGCTGACAGGGGTCCCCAACTTCCTGGCCCGATTTGCGGCCGCGAGCACCTTGGGCTGTGTCTACCTGCCGAACAATGTGTGGAGTGGCAACGCGACCGGACAGCGGTACTTCGCTCGTGTGCGGGGCACGGTATTTGTGAATGGAGCTGGAGCTACCTATCTGCCGGGGGATGTCGCAGGAGCATTGAGCGAGGAAGCCTGGTGTGGCTGA
- a CDS encoding glycoside hydrolase/phage tail family protein produces MATLVLSTIGQAVGTAIGGPIGGLIGRTAGALAGQAIDQRLFGSKTRVEGARLADLDVQASTQGASIPRLYGRSRLTGQVIWATRFEEVVKREEQSGGKGGGGGSATEVTSYSYYGNFAVALCEGSVSHFGRIWADGKLLDTSRLTIRRYRGDETQEPDPLIEAKQGTSRAPAYRGTAYLVFERLPLTSFGNRLPQIAVEVVRAVGRLEPMVRSVCLIPGAGEFVYAGRQVKLNAGAGTSALANRHVVHAGTDWEASLDELQALCPNLERVALVVSWFGTDLRCGTCQIRPMVEDHVTRSAGVIWASGGLARPQAQAVSQKDGRPAYGGTPADVSVMDAIRDLKARGLKVTLYPFVLMDVPESNGLADPFGGSEQAAYPWRGRITCHPAAGQPSSPDGTADAASQVADFVGAAAPGDFTAGPLTISYSGPAEWSWRRFILHYAHLAAAAGGVDAFLIGSEMRALTTVRSDDGYPFVDAQVALAADVRSVLGEACALSYAADWSEFASHRPDDGSGDVTFHLDPLWSSSDIDFLGIDFYAPLTDWRDGEHADSAGALDPYDMAYLRSRIAGGEYFDWYYESEADRLANIRTAISDGTRGKPWVYRAKDLVGWWSNVHHDRRAGVEAATPTGWVPRSKPIWLTELGFPAIDRGANQPNVFYDPKSSESALPHFSNGARDDGQQRRALEASLSWWSGDHPDFGMGDNPVSPVYGGRMVDAGAIQLWAWDVRPWPAFPADLGSWSDGENWQLGHWLNGRLGGADLDGLLREILADFGVGMNDLDIAAPARGADGFVIPGPTSARAVLEQLAETFGFVVADTGTALVFRSRLTRPLELSRGDLAESNAETALVSITRAQESELPAEVRLTFTDPLQDFARVSVASRRLAGRSRRVTDADLNVAADVGLMQVTAEARLRDAWAGRERYALALPPSGGVQALSLEPGDLIRLEGKLVRISGIEDGAMRRIEGVSAAPDLLRERPPASLARRSALPSAAAAPAVEFLDLPLLKGDESATAFRAAAFARPWLGGMAVWRSASGEGFEAVAEITQPATMGELSARLYPGPTGRWDRVNTINVRLYGGALSSRAELDVLAGANVAAIRCDDGGWEVVQFAQAELTGVNEWRLSGLLRAQAGTDAAMAAGASARASFVLIDAALPLIDVGLDRLALPLHWRVAPLGRALDDEAVTSLRFAVEGVKFRPYAPVHVTARRAPSGDITITWLRRTRIGGDSWAQAEVPLAEEVESYRLDILDAPGGTTLRTITVSDPQASYPVSDQMSDFGAPPDVLHLSLSQISPSFGPGTPRRITLHV; encoded by the coding sequence ATGGCTACTCTTGTCCTTTCCACCATCGGCCAGGCGGTCGGCACGGCAATCGGCGGCCCGATCGGCGGCCTGATCGGGCGCACGGCTGGCGCTCTTGCCGGTCAGGCCATCGACCAACGGCTTTTCGGCTCAAAAACCCGTGTCGAGGGCGCCAGGCTCGCCGATCTCGATGTGCAAGCCTCCACGCAAGGGGCGTCCATCCCGCGCCTTTACGGGCGTTCTCGCCTGACGGGGCAGGTCATCTGGGCGACCCGGTTCGAGGAGGTTGTGAAACGCGAGGAGCAATCGGGCGGCAAGGGGGGCGGGGGCGGTTCCGCAACAGAGGTCACCAGCTATTCCTATTACGGCAATTTCGCCGTGGCGCTTTGCGAAGGTTCGGTCAGTCATTTCGGGCGGATCTGGGCGGACGGCAAGTTGCTCGACACCTCACGCCTGACGATCCGCCGGTATCGTGGTGATGAAACGCAGGAGCCGGACCCGCTGATCGAGGCGAAACAGGGCACGTCGCGCGCACCGGCTTATCGCGGAACGGCTTATCTCGTTTTCGAGCGTCTGCCGCTTACAAGCTTTGGCAATCGCCTGCCGCAGATTGCCGTGGAGGTGGTGCGCGCGGTCGGACGGCTTGAGCCGATGGTGCGTTCCGTCTGCCTGATCCCCGGGGCGGGTGAATTCGTTTATGCGGGCAGGCAGGTGAAGCTCAATGCGGGGGCCGGAACAAGCGCGCTCGCCAATCGTCATGTCGTCCATGCGGGAACTGACTGGGAAGCCTCGCTCGATGAGCTTCAGGCGCTTTGCCCCAATCTAGAACGTGTGGCGCTGGTGGTTTCATGGTTCGGCACGGATCTGCGCTGCGGGACCTGCCAGATCCGCCCCATGGTGGAGGATCATGTCACCCGAAGCGCCGGTGTGATCTGGGCCTCGGGTGGTCTTGCCCGCCCACAGGCGCAAGCCGTCTCGCAAAAGGACGGACGGCCCGCCTATGGCGGTACGCCCGCCGATGTGAGCGTGATGGACGCAATCCGGGACCTGAAGGCGCGCGGACTGAAGGTAACGCTCTATCCCTTCGTGCTGATGGATGTGCCGGAGAGCAATGGTCTGGCCGATCCTTTCGGCGGCAGCGAGCAGGCGGCCTATCCCTGGCGCGGGCGCATCACCTGTCACCCGGCAGCCGGTCAGCCTTCAAGCCCGGACGGGACCGCGGACGCGGCCTCGCAGGTGGCGGATTTCGTTGGGGCGGCAGCCCCCGGCGATTTCACTGCGGGCCCCTTGACCATTTCCTATTCCGGCCCGGCGGAATGGTCCTGGCGGCGCTTCATCTTGCATTACGCCCATCTGGCGGCGGCGGCGGGCGGGGTGGACGCCTTTCTGATCGGATCGGAAATGCGCGCGCTGACGACCGTGCGCTCCGATGACGGGTATCCCTTTGTCGATGCGCAAGTTGCGCTCGCCGCCGATGTGCGTTCGGTGCTGGGGGAGGCTTGCGCGCTCTCCTACGCCGCCGACTGGTCGGAATTCGCCAGTCACCGCCCCGACGACGGCTCGGGCGATGTCACCTTTCACCTCGATCCGTTGTGGTCGTCTTCCGATATCGATTTTCTCGGCATCGACTTCTATGCGCCCCTGACGGATTGGCGTGACGGGGAGCATGCGGACAGTGCCGGGGCGCTCGATCCATATGACATGGCCTATCTGCGCTCACGTATTGCGGGCGGGGAGTATTTCGACTGGTATTACGAGAGCGAAGCGGATCGCCTCGCCAATATCCGCACGGCCATCTCGGATGGAACCCGTGGCAAGCCCTGGGTGTACCGGGCAAAAGACCTGGTGGGCTGGTGGTCGAATGTCCACCACGACCGCCGTGCTGGGGTGGAGGCGGCAACGCCAACTGGCTGGGTGCCCCGATCAAAGCCCATATGGTTGACCGAACTCGGCTTTCCCGCCATCGACCGCGGGGCGAACCAGCCCAATGTCTTCTACGACCCGAAATCGTCGGAGAGTGCGCTGCCGCACTTTTCCAACGGTGCGCGCGATGATGGCCAGCAGCGCCGGGCGCTGGAAGCATCCCTGAGCTGGTGGTCCGGCGATCATCCGGATTTCGGTATGGGGGATAATCCGGTCTCGCCTGTCTATGGCGGGAGAATGGTTGATGCCGGCGCCATCCAGCTCTGGGCCTGGGACGTGCGTCCGTGGCCCGCCTTTCCCGCCGATCTCGGCAGCTGGTCGGATGGCGAGAACTGGCAGCTCGGCCATTGGCTGAACGGACGGCTGGGCGGGGCCGATCTCGACGGGCTTCTGCGGGAAATTCTCGCCGATTTCGGCGTCGGGATGAACGATCTCGATATTGCCGCGCCTGCCAGGGGCGCTGACGGTTTTGTCATCCCGGGACCAACGAGTGCGCGGGCGGTGCTGGAACAATTGGCCGAGACCTTCGGCTTCGTTGTCGCCGATACCGGTACCGCGCTTGTCTTCCGTTCGCGCCTTACCCGTCCACTAGAGCTCTCGCGCGGTGACCTTGCCGAAAGCAATGCGGAAACCGCGCTGGTGAGCATCACGCGGGCGCAGGAATCGGAGTTGCCCGCGGAAGTCAGACTGACCTTTACCGACCCCTTGCAGGATTTTGCCCGTGTCTCCGTCGCCTCGCGGCGGCTTGCGGGCCGGAGCCGTCGTGTCACGGACGCCGATCTGAATGTCGCAGCCGATGTCGGTTTGATGCAAGTGACCGCGGAGGCCCGCCTTCGCGATGCCTGGGCGGGGCGCGAACGCTATGCTCTCGCCCTTCCTCCCTCCGGCGGTGTGCAAGCCCTGTCGCTGGAGCCGGGGGATCTCATTCGCCTTGAGGGAAAGCTCGTCCGCATTTCCGGCATCGAGGATGGGGCGATGCGCCGTATCGAGGGCGTGAGTGCCGCGCCCGATCTCCTGCGCGAACGCCCACCCGCATCCCTTGCGCGCCGCTCCGCGCTTCCAAGCGCGGCGGCAGCCCCCGCCGTGGAGTTCCTCGACCTGCCGCTTCTGAAGGGAGACGAGTCGGCGACGGCCTTTCGGGCGGCCGCCTTCGCACGGCCATGGCTCGGTGGCATGGCGGTGTGGCGTTCGGCAAGCGGGGAAGGGTTTGAGGCTGTCGCCGAAATCACCCAGCCCGCCACCATGGGCGAGCTTTCGGCCAGGCTCTATCCCGGCCCAACCGGGCGCTGGGATCGGGTCAATACCATCAATGTCCGGCTTTACGGCGGTGCGCTTTCCTCTCGTGCCGAACTGGATGTGCTGGCGGGTGCGAATGTTGCCGCCATCCGTTGTGATGACGGCGGCTGGGAGGTCGTGCAATTCGCCCAGGCAGAACTGACGGGCGTCAATGAATGGCGGCTGAGCGGCTTGTTGCGTGCCCAGGCGGGCACCGATGCGGCCATGGCGGCGGGCGCATCGGCGCGCGCCTCCTTCGTGCTGATCGACGCAGCCCTGCCATTGATCGATGTGGGACTGGATCGTCTCGCGCTGCCGCTTCACTGGCGCGTCGCTCCGCTTGGTCGGGCCCTCGACGATGAGGCGGTCACTTCGCTCCGGTTTGCTGTGGAGGGTGTCAAGTTCCGCCCCTATGCGCCGGTTCATGTGACGGCGCGGCGCGCGCCGTCCGGCGACATCACGATCACATGGCTGCGCCGGACGCGGATTGGCGGCGACAGCTGGGCACAGGCGGAAGTTCCTCTGGCGGAGGAGGTGGAAAGCTACCGTCTGGATATCCTCGATGCCCCCGGCGGCACGACGCTTCGCACAATCACAGTCTCCGATCCGCAAGCAAGCTACCCCGTCTCCGATCAGATGAGCGACTTCGGCGCACCGCCGGACGTGCTGCATCTCTCGCTCAGTCAGATTTCGCCGAGTTTTGGTCCCGGAACCCCGAGGAGGATCACCCTTCATGTCTGA
- a CDS encoding NlpC/P60 family protein yields MTQLSYTRAALVAEARDWLATPYRHQASLKGVGADCLGLIRGVWRAFHGSEPAPMPAYTPDWAEAGGREQLLAAARAHLHPVAIEAARPGDVLLFRFAHGAPAKHTGILASGDGASGTFIHAYEAASVTETRLGGWWRRRLVFVFRFPNVSA; encoded by the coding sequence ATGACACAGCTCAGCTACACGCGGGCCGCCCTCGTTGCCGAGGCGCGGGACTGGCTCGCCACGCCCTATCGCCATCAGGCATCGCTGAAAGGCGTGGGCGCGGATTGCCTCGGCCTCATTCGCGGCGTCTGGCGCGCCTTTCACGGGAGCGAGCCCGCCCCCATGCCCGCCTATACGCCCGATTGGGCGGAAGCGGGCGGGCGCGAGCAATTGTTGGCGGCCGCCAGAGCGCATCTTCACCCGGTCGCCATCGAGGCGGCACGTCCCGGTGACGTGTTGCTCTTCCGCTTTGCGCATGGCGCGCCCGCCAAGCACACCGGCATCCTTGCCAGCGGCGACGGTGCGTCCGGCACCTTCATCCACGCCTATGAGGCGGCCTCAGTCACCGAAACCCGGCTCGGCGGCTGGTGGCGTCGCCGTCTCGTCTTTGTCTTCCGCTTTCCCAATGTGAGTGCGTGA